One genomic region from Cyanobium usitatum str. Tous encodes:
- a CDS encoding DUF3155 domain-containing protein translates to MSKKRKRISRRRLAGQRVLAHVPTFNLETGSHKPVTAARRFIAEELLVPPAILNVRRNEHTTDRFFWGEKGLFSAQYAEENHFLFPSLRTIVDRIGEEVLFEGIEALAADDWEEMEEYEYAFV, encoded by the coding sequence ATGTCCAAAAAGCGCAAGCGGATTAGCCGTCGCCGGCTCGCAGGCCAGCGGGTGCTGGCGCATGTCCCCACCTTTAATCTCGAGACCGGCTCCCACAAGCCGGTCACGGCAGCACGCCGCTTCATTGCTGAGGAGCTGTTGGTGCCCCCAGCAATTCTCAACGTGCGCCGCAACGAGCACACCACTGATCGCTTCTTCTGGGGCGAAAAGGGCCTGTTCAGCGCCCAATACGCCGAGGAAAACCATTTCCTGTTTCCCTCACTGCGCACGATCGTCGACCGCATCGGTGAGGAGGTGCTTTTCGAAGGCATCGAAGCCCTCGCCGCCGACGACTGGGAAGAAATGGAGGAGTACGAATACGCCTTCGTTTGA
- a CDS encoding sensor histidine kinase — MQVSNRFLALLRFQLAQFADRSDLSSLVVYVTQPGEANAPILVPIGQWPSDGRALPAVEAGSPLSLPAEERRWLPLRHQRVLLGAIQVETSVVPWPDSLGQRLQAVALCLTEALCLDLEQQQLQQTLEQQQAELGLLLHQLRNPLAALRTFGQLLLRRLEQDQQNRPLVEGLLAEERQLNRYVDALSQLGRHEQAAVGGEAAAPLLLPPGLVGPEGQPLRDWLEPLLQRAAATASLQGRPWYPPSCLPNWHGDSGAVAEILANLLNNAFRYSPSGTAIGLDCQALASGDWQLTVWDGGEPIAENERQAIFEQGFRGRQGQGRPGTGLGLALARDLARSLGGELNLVLPPAAVARQLPQRGNAFCLRLPAAGP, encoded by the coding sequence ATGCAAGTCTCCAACCGCTTTCTCGCTCTACTGCGCTTCCAGCTAGCCCAGTTCGCTGATCGCAGCGACCTCAGCTCCCTGGTGGTTTACGTCACCCAGCCCGGCGAAGCCAACGCCCCAATCCTTGTACCGATTGGTCAGTGGCCAAGTGACGGCCGCGCCCTGCCTGCGGTGGAAGCTGGCAGCCCGCTGAGCCTGCCCGCCGAGGAGCGGCGCTGGCTGCCGCTGCGCCACCAAAGGGTGCTGCTGGGCGCGATCCAGGTGGAAACCAGCGTGGTGCCCTGGCCAGACAGCCTCGGGCAGCGGCTCCAAGCCGTCGCCCTCTGTCTTACCGAAGCACTCTGCCTTGATCTGGAACAACAGCAGTTGCAGCAGACCCTCGAGCAACAGCAAGCCGAATTGGGCCTGCTGTTGCACCAGCTGCGCAACCCCCTCGCCGCCCTACGCACCTTCGGCCAACTACTGCTGCGGCGCCTCGAACAAGACCAGCAGAACCGACCCCTAGTGGAAGGCTTGCTGGCGGAAGAGCGCCAGCTCAACCGCTACGTGGATGCCCTCAGCCAGCTGGGCCGCCACGAACAAGCCGCCGTCGGCGGCGAAGCAGCGGCGCCCCTGCTACTTCCCCCCGGGCTGGTGGGGCCCGAGGGCCAGCCCCTGCGCGACTGGCTTGAGCCCTTGCTGCAGCGGGCTGCCGCCACGGCCTCTCTGCAGGGCCGGCCCTGGTATCCGCCATCCTGCTTGCCCAATTGGCACGGGGACAGTGGCGCCGTGGCGGAGATTTTGGCCAACCTGCTAAACAACGCCTTTCGATATAGCCCTAGCGGCACGGCCATCGGCCTGGACTGCCAAGCCCTGGCGTCAGGGGACTGGCAACTGACGGTGTGGGATGGCGGCGAGCCGATTGCCGAAAACGAGCGCCAGGCCATCTTTGAGCAAGGTTTCCGGGGGCGGCAGGGGCAGGGGCGGCCGGGGACGGGGCTTGGACTGGCTCTGGCCAGGGATCTGGCCCGCAGCCTCGGTGGCGAGCTCAACCTGGTGTTGCCGCCGGCAGCCGTTGCCCGGCAACTGCCCCAGCGGGGCAACGCCTTTTGCCTCAGGCTTCCAGCAGCAGGCCCATGA
- a CDS encoding glycoside hydrolase family 15 protein has protein sequence MAQSLPLNNPAQPPEPTVSAALDPAKAWALLQELDSQIDLVVLSRQHPITGLLPASTAHTVHGNYADAWVRDCVYSIQCVWGLALAHRRLRGASRRVYELEARVLQLMRGLLNAMLRQAPKVERFKHSLNRLHAIHAKFDTATGAAVVADDGWGHLQLDATALFLLQLAQLTRSGLVVVQSSHERDFVQNLVYYVARAYRVADYGIWERGDKGNHGLPERNASSIGLVKAALESLEGLDLYGPHGDGHSCLVIPHDAIVRLRRALDALLPRESASKEVDSACLAVIGYPAWAVDDPELRRRTRAKIRAELGGAYGYKRFRRDGHQTVVEDHTRLHYEREELAQFEHIECEWPLFWAYELITACCEERWEEARQWRQRLREVSLELAEGALLPELYLVPKAAIAAERQLPGSQRRLANPNVPLLWTQSLTWLSDLLLAGLISPEDLDPTGRRRPSTLGADRVLVALVPANAAIAASLEAAGLPLAHGPNSDADPSSTNAAIRIGGSQELALRMAQVGANPALGLSGHPPVRMETMATARLYRQGSSCFAFFPAVLEEDTFYLADDPEQLVDAVTAELRLLQRHWRGSGSPLLLLPIAEGAFQANPDAFLRLGQQLQAGLLDGVPVQLAPLAELIDQGSWVELPAQAPGAALLPPAPIPTPLRAGTSQTPLSAKEEQELEREDISIGELADRLWRSSSLEEQGELLEQLVRRLGPYSRLQGPAGSQPVRLHDLLEEVYRRALAEADWNVVRRVAGALDLVHPQLEDALTDLLVRQKQVVVGRNYTSDSRISEPQGSASIAAMIRRFSGEDGREWMLQQELLLALDSLARHEPALLSGSLTLQLGQLLLLLTGELASEAELNPIDAFEALCDQPPHAIQRRLRAVLADLEHAKASLQRQEQLHVSGRVRWDVPDPLAELPKGDCWLQHRLRLGALGRVPRDFYPGIWDLLHHCHGIVIGDKLEKRNRLDSGPLLREKTPGERNFAALVDHLLSKIEAPDYRQLCTETLLTLITFMGANPEVVFDDDLVLDVVIGHAVRVGWQQRHPNIPESQYGLHKADAWDQFYLASPADCRRWQLAALRQLTSPEIATPASTT, from the coding sequence ATGGCGCAATCCCTGCCACTGAACAATCCGGCCCAACCGCCGGAACCCACCGTTTCAGCCGCCTTGGATCCGGCTAAGGCCTGGGCCCTGCTGCAGGAGCTGGATAGTCAGATTGATCTGGTGGTGTTGAGCCGCCAACACCCGATTACGGGACTGCTGCCCGCCAGCACCGCCCATACCGTGCACGGCAACTACGCAGACGCCTGGGTGCGCGACTGCGTTTATTCAATCCAATGCGTCTGGGGACTTGCCCTGGCCCATCGCCGCCTGCGGGGGGCCAGTCGCCGCGTATACGAGCTGGAAGCGAGGGTGCTGCAACTGATGCGCGGCCTGCTCAACGCCATGCTGCGCCAGGCCCCGAAGGTGGAGCGCTTTAAGCACAGCCTGAATCGCCTGCATGCCATCCACGCCAAGTTCGACACGGCCACTGGCGCTGCGGTGGTGGCCGATGACGGCTGGGGGCATCTGCAACTCGATGCCACGGCGCTGTTTCTGCTCCAACTCGCCCAGCTGACCCGCTCAGGCCTGGTGGTGGTGCAAAGCAGCCACGAGCGCGACTTCGTGCAAAACCTGGTGTACTACGTGGCCCGCGCCTACCGCGTGGCCGACTACGGCATTTGGGAAAGGGGCGACAAAGGCAACCACGGCCTCCCAGAACGCAACGCCAGCTCGATTGGCCTGGTCAAGGCCGCTCTGGAATCCCTGGAGGGACTCGATCTCTACGGACCCCACGGTGATGGCCACAGCTGTCTGGTGATCCCCCACGACGCCATCGTGAGGCTGCGCCGGGCCCTGGACGCCCTGCTGCCGCGGGAATCAGCGAGCAAGGAGGTTGACAGCGCCTGCCTAGCGGTGATCGGCTATCCCGCCTGGGCCGTGGACGACCCAGAGCTGAGGCGGCGCACCCGCGCCAAGATTCGCGCCGAACTGGGTGGGGCCTACGGATATAAGCGTTTCCGCCGCGATGGCCACCAAACCGTGGTCGAAGACCACACCCGCCTGCACTACGAACGGGAGGAACTGGCGCAGTTTGAGCACATCGAATGCGAATGGCCCCTGTTTTGGGCTTATGAACTGATCACGGCCTGCTGCGAAGAGCGTTGGGAGGAGGCCCGCCAATGGCGCCAGCGCCTGCGTGAAGTGAGCCTGGAGCTAGCGGAGGGCGCCCTGCTCCCCGAGCTCTACCTGGTTCCGAAAGCTGCCATCGCAGCCGAACGGCAACTGCCCGGCAGCCAGCGCCGGCTGGCCAACCCCAACGTTCCCTTGTTGTGGACCCAGAGCCTCACCTGGCTATCCGACCTGTTGCTGGCCGGATTAATCAGTCCGGAAGATCTCGACCCAACCGGGCGACGCCGGCCCAGCACTCTCGGCGCCGACCGGGTGCTGGTGGCTCTGGTGCCAGCCAATGCGGCTATCGCAGCCAGCCTGGAGGCAGCTGGGCTGCCCCTGGCCCATGGCCCCAACAGCGACGCCGACCCCAGCAGCACCAATGCGGCCATCCGCATCGGCGGCTCCCAGGAGCTGGCGCTACGGATGGCCCAGGTGGGTGCAAACCCGGCCCTAGGTCTCAGCGGCCATCCACCGGTGCGGATGGAAACCATGGCTACGGCTCGCCTTTACCGGCAGGGAAGCAGCTGTTTTGCCTTTTTCCCAGCCGTGCTGGAGGAAGACACCTTCTACCTGGCAGACGATCCTGAGCAGCTCGTGGACGCCGTGACCGCCGAACTGCGCCTGTTGCAGCGCCACTGGCGCGGAAGCGGCTCGCCGCTACTGCTGCTGCCGATCGCCGAGGGGGCCTTCCAGGCCAACCCAGATGCCTTCCTGAGGCTGGGGCAGCAGTTGCAGGCAGGTTTGCTGGACGGCGTCCCCGTGCAGCTGGCCCCGCTGGCAGAACTCATCGACCAGGGCAGCTGGGTCGAGCTGCCCGCCCAAGCGCCCGGGGCCGCGCTTCTACCGCCTGCGCCCATACCCACCCCATTGCGGGCTGGCACCAGCCAGACCCCCCTTAGCGCCAAGGAGGAGCAAGAGCTCGAACGGGAGGACATCAGCATTGGCGAACTCGCCGATCGGCTCTGGCGCAGCTCCTCCCTGGAAGAGCAGGGCGAGCTGCTGGAGCAGCTGGTGCGGCGTCTAGGTCCCTACTCCCGGCTGCAGGGACCGGCCGGCAGCCAACCGGTGCGCCTGCATGACCTGCTGGAGGAGGTCTACCGCCGCGCCCTGGCCGAAGCCGACTGGAACGTGGTGCGGCGGGTGGCTGGGGCCCTCGATCTGGTCCATCCCCAACTGGAAGATGCCCTCACCGACCTGCTGGTGCGCCAGAAGCAGGTGGTGGTGGGACGTAATTACACCAGCGATTCTCGCATCAGCGAGCCCCAGGGCAGCGCCAGCATCGCCGCCATGATCCGTCGCTTCAGCGGCGAAGACGGCCGCGAATGGATGCTGCAGCAGGAATTGCTACTTGCCCTCGACAGCCTGGCCCGCCACGAGCCAGCCCTGCTGAGCGGCAGCCTCACCCTGCAACTGGGCCAGCTACTGCTGTTGCTCACCGGCGAACTAGCCAGCGAAGCCGAGCTCAACCCCATCGACGCCTTCGAGGCACTTTGCGATCAGCCCCCCCACGCCATCCAGCGCCGGCTGCGGGCCGTGCTGGCTGACCTGGAACATGCCAAAGCCTCCCTGCAGCGCCAGGAGCAACTGCATGTGAGCGGCCGGGTGCGTTGGGACGTTCCCGATCCCCTGGCAGAGCTACCCAAGGGCGACTGCTGGCTGCAACACCGGCTACGGCTCGGGGCCCTAGGGCGCGTACCCCGCGATTTTTATCCCGGCATCTGGGATCTACTGCACCACTGCCACGGCATCGTCATCGGCGACAAGCTGGAGAAGCGCAACCGCCTGGACAGCGGTCCCCTATTGAGGGAAAAGACACCCGGCGAACGTAATTTCGCCGCCCTTGTCGATCACCTACTCAGCAAAATTGAAGCGCCGGACTATCGCCAGCTGTGCACGGAAACCCTGCTCACCTTGATCACCTTTATGGGTGCTAATCCAGAGGTGGTATTTGACGACGACCTGGTGTTAGACGTGGTGATCGGTCACGCCGTGCGGGTGGGCTGGCAACAACGCCACCCCAATATTCCTGAATCCCAATATGGCCTGCATAAGGCAGATGCCTGGGATCAGTTTTATTTGGCTTCGCCAGCTGATTGCCGCCGCTGGCAGCTGGCAGCTCTGCGCCAGCTCACTAGCCCGGAAATAGCCACGCCAGCTTCGACGACCTAG
- a CDS encoding WecB/TagA/CpsF family glycosyltransferase: MASTATEPLRTRVLGVPVSVCPDVFAAALALRQRSGGQIVTLNAEMTMAAKADPALGAAIAAAALVIPDGAGVVWALGRQGYRVRRSPGIELARDLLTHAASHGWRVALVGASPEVMEQLSARLRQELPGLKLVLHAHGYQPAEAWPGLEQQLLAARPDLVLAALGVPRQETWIQQLPGRSGGLWMGVGGSFDVWAGVKKRAPAWMGALQIEWLYRLIQEPSRWRRMLSLPKFAWEVLRQG, encoded by the coding sequence ATGGCATCAACAGCAACTGAGCCACTGCGCACCAGGGTTCTGGGGGTGCCGGTGAGCGTGTGTCCAGATGTGTTTGCAGCGGCCCTGGCCCTGCGGCAGCGCAGTGGTGGGCAGATCGTCACCCTCAATGCTGAGATGACAATGGCCGCTAAGGCCGATCCAGCCTTGGGGGCTGCCATCGCCGCAGCTGCCCTGGTGATTCCAGATGGTGCCGGCGTGGTATGGGCCTTAGGCCGCCAGGGATACCGGGTGCGGCGTAGTCCTGGAATTGAGCTGGCTCGTGATTTGCTCACTCACGCGGCTTCCCATGGCTGGAGGGTGGCATTGGTGGGGGCCTCACCGGAGGTGATGGAGCAGCTCAGTGCGCGCTTGCGCCAGGAGCTTCCCGGGCTAAAGCTGGTGCTCCATGCCCATGGCTACCAACCGGCTGAAGCCTGGCCTGGCTTGGAGCAGCAGCTGCTGGCGGCTCGGCCCGATCTGGTGCTGGCGGCCCTAGGCGTACCCCGCCAGGAAACCTGGATTCAGCAGCTGCCTGGGCGCAGTGGCGGCCTCTGGATGGGTGTGGGAGGCAGCTTTGACGTTTGGGCTGGGGTCAAAAAAAGAGCCCCCGCTTGGATGGGAGCCCTGCAGATCGAATGGTTGTACCGGCTGATTCAGGAGCCCAGTCGCTGGCGCCGAATGCTCTCCTTACCCAAATTTGCCTGGGAGGTGCTCAGGCAGGGCTGA
- a CDS encoding adenosylcobinamide-GDP ribazoletransferase: MPKSFSGSIPGWLGDLAGAWVFYSVLPAWPGVPPRFERIARFAPLIGLVLGGLQGLFWWLAAGWLPLGAQVALVLALGLVLTGGLHVDGAMDTADGLGAGPRALEAMADSRVGASGVQALVVVLLLKAAALLCLGAAAPLALLWAAFWGRVAPLLAMQWFPYLRAQGSAAFHRQHWRGLAAELVPALLVFALALGLAAWTLWPWPQGLGLLPAVLVPLWLGRRLGGHSGDSYGACVEWTEALALLLMGLLLEA; encoded by the coding sequence GTGCCGAAGTCTTTTTCTGGGTCGATTCCCGGCTGGTTGGGCGATCTTGCCGGTGCCTGGGTGTTTTATTCGGTGCTGCCCGCCTGGCCAGGAGTGCCGCCGCGCTTTGAGCGCATTGCCCGCTTCGCTCCCCTGATTGGTCTAGTGCTTGGCGGGCTGCAGGGCCTTTTCTGGTGGCTTGCCGCTGGCTGGTTGCCCCTTGGAGCCCAGGTGGCCTTGGTGCTAGCCCTCGGGTTGGTGCTCACCGGTGGCTTGCACGTTGATGGCGCAATGGATACGGCCGATGGCTTAGGCGCCGGCCCTAGGGCCTTGGAGGCGATGGCAGATAGCCGGGTGGGCGCATCGGGGGTGCAGGCCCTGGTGGTGGTGCTGCTGCTCAAGGCAGCAGCCCTGCTTTGCCTAGGGGCTGCTGCCCCGCTGGCCTTGCTCTGGGCAGCTTTCTGGGGCCGGGTGGCACCGCTTTTGGCCATGCAGTGGTTTCCGTATTTGAGGGCGCAGGGCAGTGCTGCTTTCCACCGGCAGCACTGGCGTGGTCTGGCCGCGGAACTGGTGCCGGCCCTGCTGGTGTTCGCCCTGGCCCTGGGGCTAGCGGCCTGGACCCTCTGGCCCTGGCCCCAGGGGCTGGGTTTGCTGCCAGCGGTTCTCGTGCCCCTATGGCTCGGCCGCCGTCTTGGAGGCCATAGCGGCGATAGCTACGGAGCCTGTGTCGAATGGACAGAAGCTCTGGCCCTGCTGCTCATGGGCCTGCTGCTGGAAGCCTGA
- the tgt gene encoding tRNA guanosine(34) transglycosylase Tgt produces the protein MSFPPAFSFDITAQCSRTRARCGCFHTPHGDVTTPRFMPVGTLATVKGVTASQLRDTGAQMVLSNTYHLHLQPGEQIVADAGGLHRFMAWDGPMLTDSGGFQVFSLGDINTIDDHGVVFRSPRDGARIELTPERSMAIQMALGADVAMAFDQCAPYPASEADVAAACRRTHSWLERCITSHTKSDQALFGIVQGGCFPHLRQESAQVVASMGLPGIAVGGVSVGEPTEEMHRIVRQLGPLLPDAVPHYLMGIGTLREMAIAVANGFDLFDCVIPTRLGRHGAALVGGERWNLKNSRFRHDHTPMDASCPCPACRQHSRAYLHHLIKSEELLGKILLSLHNITQLVRFSTAMGQAIRDDCFAEDFAPWEPDSPAAHTW, from the coding sequence ATCAGCTTCCCACCAGCGTTCTCCTTCGACATCACGGCCCAGTGCAGCCGCACCCGGGCTCGCTGCGGCTGCTTTCACACCCCCCATGGCGATGTCACCACGCCCCGGTTCATGCCCGTGGGCACCCTGGCCACGGTGAAAGGGGTGACGGCGTCCCAACTGCGGGACACCGGCGCCCAGATGGTGCTCTCCAACACCTATCACCTCCATCTGCAGCCGGGCGAGCAGATCGTGGCGGATGCCGGGGGGCTACACCGCTTCATGGCTTGGGACGGGCCGATGCTCACCGATTCCGGCGGCTTCCAGGTTTTCAGCCTCGGCGACATCAACACCATCGACGACCACGGCGTGGTGTTCCGCTCACCACGCGACGGCGCCCGCATCGAGCTCACACCCGAACGCTCGATGGCGATCCAGATGGCCCTGGGGGCCGATGTGGCCATGGCCTTCGACCAATGCGCCCCCTATCCCGCTAGTGAGGCAGACGTAGCCGCCGCCTGCCGGCGCACCCACAGCTGGCTGGAGCGCTGCATCACCAGCCACACCAAGTCCGACCAGGCCCTGTTTGGCATCGTCCAAGGGGGCTGCTTCCCCCACCTACGCCAGGAGTCGGCCCAAGTGGTGGCCTCCATGGGCCTGCCCGGGATAGCAGTGGGCGGGGTGAGTGTCGGCGAGCCCACCGAGGAAATGCATCGGATCGTGCGCCAGCTGGGGCCGCTGCTACCTGACGCCGTGCCCCACTACCTAATGGGCATAGGCACCCTGCGGGAAATGGCCATCGCCGTGGCCAACGGCTTCGACCTGTTTGATTGCGTGATTCCCACCCGCCTCGGCCGCCATGGCGCGGCCTTGGTGGGGGGCGAACGCTGGAACCTCAAGAACTCTCGCTTCCGCCACGACCACACCCCCATGGATGCCAGCTGCCCCTGCCCAGCCTGCCGCCAGCACAGCAGGGCCTACCTGCACCACCTAATCAAGAGCGAGGAGCTGCTGGGCAAGATTCTGTTGAGCTTGCACAACATCACCCAGTTGGTGCGCTTCTCAACCGCCATGGGGCAGGCCATCCGCGACGACTGTTTTGCAGAGGATTTCGCTCCCTGGGAACCGGACTCCCCAGCCGCCCACACGTGGTAG
- the purH gene encoding bifunctional phosphoribosylaminoimidazolecarboxamide formyltransferase/IMP cyclohydrolase: MAPTALLSVSNKEGLVPLAEGLLEAGYRLISSGGTAAALKAAGLEVTKVAEHTGAPEILGGRVKTLHPHIHGGILARRCEPSHQADLDAQGIAPIDVVVVNLYPFRETVANPEVAFDTAIENIDIGGPAMVRAAAKNHADVVVLTSPSQYGPFLESLRTGAISAALRRQLALEAFQHTASYDTAISSWLAGQLAGAVEVPSEVPSAVAAPLRLELPARQSLRYGENPHQQATWHSEPAAGWGAAVQLQGKELSYNNLIDLDAALATVREFGYGPGAQPAAVVVKHTNPCGVAIGHNGAAALSRALDADRLSAFGGIVAINCVVDLATAELLTSLFLECVVAPGFDGPASERLATKANLRLLELNPAAIALASRRQLRTLLGGVLVQELDDQPVDGAAWQVVSERQPTAQELDDLGFAWKLARHVRSNAITVAKGGQSLGIGAGQMNRVGSARLALAAAGDRARGAVLASDGFFPFDDTVRLAAGQGITAVIQPGGSVRDADSITACNALGLAMVVTGRRHFLH; this comes from the coding sequence ATGGCCCCCACGGCCCTTCTCAGCGTCTCCAATAAGGAGGGCCTGGTGCCCTTGGCCGAGGGGCTGCTGGAGGCTGGCTATCGATTGATCTCTAGTGGTGGCACCGCTGCGGCCCTCAAGGCGGCCGGGCTTGAGGTCACCAAGGTGGCGGAGCACACCGGCGCCCCTGAGATCTTGGGCGGCCGGGTTAAGACCCTGCACCCACATATCCATGGCGGCATCCTGGCCCGCCGCTGCGAGCCCAGCCACCAGGCTGATCTGGATGCCCAGGGCATTGCGCCGATCGACGTGGTGGTGGTCAACCTCTACCCATTTCGAGAAACCGTTGCCAACCCCGAGGTGGCATTCGATACCGCCATCGAGAACATCGATATCGGCGGCCCGGCCATGGTGCGGGCAGCGGCCAAAAATCACGCCGATGTGGTGGTGCTGACCAGCCCCAGCCAATACGGACCCTTTCTTGAGTCTCTGCGCACCGGAGCCATCAGCGCCGCCCTGCGGCGCCAGCTGGCGCTGGAAGCTTTCCAGCACACCGCTAGCTACGACACGGCGATAAGCAGCTGGCTGGCAGGCCAACTAGCCGGCGCAGTCGAGGTCCCATCAGAGGTCCCATCAGCGGTGGCGGCGCCCCTGCGACTGGAACTGCCCGCCCGCCAGAGCCTGCGCTACGGAGAAAACCCCCACCAACAGGCCACCTGGCACAGCGAGCCCGCTGCCGGCTGGGGCGCCGCGGTGCAACTTCAGGGCAAGGAGCTCAGCTACAACAACTTGATCGATCTCGATGCGGCCCTCGCCACCGTGCGGGAGTTTGGCTACGGCCCTGGGGCCCAGCCCGCGGCGGTTGTGGTCAAGCACACCAACCCGTGCGGCGTGGCCATCGGCCACAACGGCGCAGCTGCCCTCAGCCGGGCCCTTGACGCCGATCGGCTTTCAGCCTTCGGCGGCATTGTGGCGATCAACTGTGTGGTGGATCTAGCCACCGCCGAATTGCTGACCAGCCTGTTCCTTGAATGTGTAGTGGCGCCTGGCTTTGATGGACCGGCATCGGAGCGGCTGGCGACGAAAGCCAATCTGCGCCTGCTGGAATTGAATCCTGCGGCGATCGCTCTGGCGTCCAGGCGCCAGCTGCGCACCCTGCTGGGCGGGGTACTGGTACAGGAGCTAGACGATCAACCGGTTGATGGAGCGGCCTGGCAGGTGGTGAGCGAACGTCAGCCCACAGCCCAGGAGCTCGACGACCTCGGTTTTGCCTGGAAGCTGGCCCGCCACGTGCGCTCCAATGCCATCACCGTGGCCAAGGGTGGTCAGAGCCTGGGCATTGGCGCCGGCCAGATGAATCGGGTTGGCTCAGCCAGGCTGGCCTTGGCAGCGGCCGGGGATCGGGCCAGGGGCGCGGTGCTTGCTAGCGATGGCTTCTTCCCCTTCGATGACACCGTGCGGCTGGCGGCTGGTCAGGGCATCACTGCTGTGATTCAGCCTGGCGGCAGCGTGCGCGACGCCGATTCGATCACTGCCTGCAATGCCCTTGGCTTGGCGATGGTGGTAACTGGTCGCCGTCATTTTCTTCATTAA
- a CDS encoding alpha/beta hydrolase, producing the protein MSSQTSRPDDQLIRSGPDLGDRRLVLLHGWGADADDLLDLAELLVGPAVSVVALRAPLPHPSGSGRQWYDLQQPNWPQLPAARTQLLERLLALAVEVPLQQTALLGFSQGAAMALDVATAGSGLPLAALIGCSGYPHPGWQPAAASLPKILLTHGEQDPVVPFGASEALKKQLQLGGIDTELVGFTGGHTIDSCLFPALRSYLAGQWS; encoded by the coding sequence ATGAGTAGCCAAACCAGCCGGCCCGATGACCAACTAATCCGCAGTGGCCCGGACCTGGGCGACCGGCGCCTGGTGCTGCTGCACGGCTGGGGAGCGGATGCCGACGACCTACTCGACCTGGCCGAGTTGCTGGTGGGGCCAGCGGTGAGCGTGGTGGCCCTGCGGGCACCACTGCCGCATCCCAGCGGTAGCGGCCGGCAGTGGTACGATCTGCAACAGCCAAATTGGCCCCAGCTGCCTGCCGCTCGAACCCAGCTGCTAGAGCGGCTCCTGGCCCTAGCCGTAGAAGTGCCCCTGCAGCAAACCGCTCTGCTGGGCTTCTCCCAAGGCGCAGCAATGGCCCTTGATGTGGCCACAGCCGGCAGCGGCCTCCCCCTGGCCGCTCTGATCGGCTGCAGCGGCTACCCCCATCCCGGCTGGCAGCCAGCCGCAGCATCCCTGCCAAAAATCCTGCTCACCCATGGCGAACAGGATCCTGTCGTGCCCTTCGGAGCCAGTGAGGCCCTGAAAAAGCAGTTGCAACTGGGTGGCATCGACACCGAACTGGTTGGCTTTACAGGCGGCCACACAATTGACAGCTGCCTGTTTCCTGCCCTGAGGAGCTACTTGGCAGGCCAGTGGTCATGA
- a CDS encoding photosystem II reaction center protein K, translated as MASYALQTLAQLPEAYQAFGPLVDILPIIPLFFLLLAFVWQASVGFR; from the coding sequence ATGGCTTCCTACGCCCTGCAAACCCTGGCCCAACTCCCCGAGGCCTACCAAGCCTTCGGACCACTGGTCGACATCCTGCCGATCATTCCCCTTTTCTTTCTGCTGCTTGCCTTCGTGTGGCAAGCCTCCGTCGGCTTTCGCTGA
- a CDS encoding Gfo/Idh/MocA family oxidoreductase, producing the protein MNPVRVGVIGIGNMGWHHARVLSLIKDAELVGVADPDGSRGQLATEQFGCRWFPSYDKMLPEVDAVCIAVPTLLHHRVGMACLKAGVHVLIEKPIAASQEEAAELIQAAEQAGRLLQVGHIERFNPAFRELRKVVANEDVVVLEARRHSPNPDRANDVSVVLDLMIHDIDLVLELAGAPVIRLAAAGGRSAEGPIDYVNATLAFANGVVASLTASKMAHRKIRSLSAHCRGSLVETDFLNRTLHIHRRAHESVSADHGELVYRSDGVIEEVSTTSIEPLYAELEHFLQCVRGVEIPAVDGLQASRALQLADLIEQCVEQPNLCMSLEVPI; encoded by the coding sequence TTGAACCCTGTGCGCGTGGGTGTCATCGGCATCGGCAACATGGGTTGGCACCACGCCCGGGTGCTGAGCCTGATCAAAGACGCCGAACTGGTGGGGGTGGCTGATCCAGATGGGAGCCGCGGACAGCTGGCTACCGAGCAGTTCGGGTGCCGCTGGTTTCCCTCCTACGATAAAATGTTGCCGGAGGTGGATGCTGTTTGTATCGCCGTGCCCACCCTGCTTCACCACCGCGTAGGCATGGCCTGCCTGAAGGCCGGGGTGCATGTGCTGATCGAAAAGCCGATCGCAGCCAGTCAGGAGGAGGCAGCTGAGTTGATCCAGGCGGCCGAGCAGGCCGGTCGTTTGCTGCAGGTGGGCCACATCGAGCGTTTCAATCCCGCCTTCCGGGAACTGCGCAAGGTTGTGGCCAATGAAGATGTGGTGGTGCTTGAAGCTCGCCGTCACAGTCCCAACCCAGACCGCGCTAATGACGTGTCGGTGGTGCTCGACCTGATGATTCACGACATCGACCTTGTGCTGGAGTTGGCTGGGGCGCCGGTGATTCGCCTGGCGGCGGCCGGTGGTCGCAGCGCTGAGGGGCCGATCGACTACGTAAACGCCACCCTGGCCTTTGCTAATGGTGTGGTAGCTAGCCTCACGGCTAGCAAGATGGCCCATCGCAAGATTCGCAGCCTTAGTGCCCACTGCCGCGGCAGCTTGGTAGAGACGGATTTTCTTAACCGCACCTTGCACATTCATCGCCGCGCTCACGAGTCGGTGAGCGCAGATCACGGCGAGTTGGTGTACAGGTCCGATGGAGTAATTGAAGAGGTCAGTACCACTTCCATTGAGCCCCTTTACGCCGAACTAGAGCATTTCCTCCAGTGCGTGCGGGGGGTTGAGATCCCGGCGGTGGATGGTTTGCAGGCTTCCCGGGCTTTGCAGCTGGCCGACCTGATTGAGCAGTGCGTCGAGCAGCCCAATCTCTGCATGAGCCTGGAAGTGCCGATCTAG